In a genomic window of Drosophila takahashii strain IR98-3 E-12201 chromosome 3L, DtakHiC1v2, whole genome shotgun sequence:
- the LOC108059961 gene encoding neurofilament heavy polypeptide isoform X1: protein MRKSVCLLLLLAATCSAGPLSAHQKRKAPVTREEPVPVEVEMPEQTETEVESSPAEPASLGTLTLPSNATSIRSDITDNFSCANKTYGYYADVENDCQIFHVCLPVTYADGRENTFRWSFICPEETIFSQESFTCMRREDMTIECEDSSRYYELNGNFGGAPEEESKPTPVESEHMEEEKEEEESKPVEAEPEPELPAEPEVQTAKPMKPVKVQKPKPNRRKPQPQRKVPVTVTAAPEVEAAPEAVAPAVKPQRFSIRPNKERPQGIKPAIAAPPLRNDLFNGIRKRPAIFNKPTTTVKPVEEVVESEPAATEAVIQLSEPQPTLKLETLFAEPEVISIPVEVQEPEVQASEPAVTFVQPEEVKEEVELPTKVEIDTRIEDVKPIEAIEEIPTVIVERLDESKPMENEIKTEEQKETKVTEEVKPEEEVKPEEEVKPVEEAVKTEEEEIKPEEEIKPEEEIKPEEVIIKSEEQVKPQEEIAGEEEPEVPAKVEEIHEAQPEEIKSEPAIMETTNSNEEPLNLETLEAAKPADAPESMPATPEMEQHSPLVEEILDNSHEGEAQESLGGFKPVDPVMAAEAEQLIVDFLNTLKNNEEKPQINLKDIPSPVENADVSIEEAKLPEPEIVDKNASVEEQLLEETEVKKKQKPEMMKDSPIINIMQVQHMPMDYQIPVQVIPLEEEEVQPISAISEDLENAKESAEEKIKEANPEEVKDEAPEEVKEEIKVETPVQETSPEEVKETIPEEIKETAPVEIKETAPEELPESLPEETPTHDDEAQDQSTLVTAAYMPSISIDDIVELVKERLDQTPKKDQMAPMELILTPGAAEPMSLVQQEQAEEQESQPEMEEQQEEELILPIYKRISAAEPAMSKVQTLPVTVSKVETETVSETESQPEVREPKMDARKRRFLFRADAS, encoded by the exons ATGCGGAAAAGCGTGTGTTTGCTGCTTCTACTGGCGGCCACCTGCAGCGCAGGACCATTGAGCGCCCATCAG AAGAGAAAAGCGCCGGTGACTCGTGAGGAACCTGTGCCCGTTGAGGTGGAAATGCCGGAACAGACTGAAACCGAGGTCGAATCCTCTCCGGCGGAACCCGCCTCCCTGGGAACCCTCACCCTGCCCAGCAATGCCACCTCCATTCGGTCGGACATCACGGATAACTTCTCGTGTGCCAACAAGACGTATGGATACTATGCGGATGTGGAGAACGACTGCCAGATCTTCCATGTGTGTTTGCCAGTCACCTATGCCGATGGCCGGGAGAACACCTTCCGCTGGAGCTTCATCTGCCCCGAGGAGACGATCTTCAGTCAG GAATCCTTTACCTGCATGCGACGCGAGGACATGACCATCGAGTGCGAGGATAGTTCTAGGTACTACGAACTGAATGGCAACTTTGGTGGTGCTCCCGAGGAGGAGAGCAAACCCACTCCAGTAGAGAGTGAGCAtatggaggaggagaaggaggaggaggaatccAAGCCAGTTGAGGCGGAACCAGAGCCAGAGCTTCCTGCAGAACCAGAGGTCCAGACTGCCAAGCCCATGAAACCAGTCAAAGTGCAGAAGCCCAAACCCAACCGAAGGAAGCCTCAGCCGCAGAGGAAGGTTCCAGTTACCGTGACAGCTGCTCCCGAAGTAGAAGCTGCTCCGGAGGCAGTTGCTCCTGCTGTCAAGCCACAGCGATTCTCCATTAGACCCAACAAGGAGAGGCCGCAGGGAATCAAACCAGCAATTGCTGCCCCTCCCCTGCGAAATGACCTCTTCAATGGCATCCGCAAGCGTCCAGCGATCTTCAACAAGCCAACGACTACAGTGAAACCTgtggaggaggtggtggaAAGTGAACCTGCTGCTACGGAAGCTGTGATCCAACTCAGTGAACCTCAACCCACACTGAAACTGGAGACCTTGTTTGCCGAGCCCGAAGTGATTTCCATTCCCGTGGAAGTCCAGGAGCCAGAGGTTCAGGCTTCCGAACCAGCGGTGACTTTTGTTCAACCCGAGGAAGTAAAGGAGGAGGTGGAACTACCCACCAAAGTGGAGATTGATACCAGGATTGAGGATGTCAAGCCCATTGAAGCCATCGAAGAGATTCCTACTGTTATAGTGGAACGTCTAGATGAATCAAAGCCTATGGAGAATGAAATTAAGACCGAAGAGCAGAAGGAAACTAAGGTGACTGAGGAGGTCAAACCAGAGGAAGAGGTCAAGCCAGAAGAGGAGGTCAAACCAGTAGAAGAGGCAGTGaaaacagaagaagaagagatCAAACCTGAAGAGGAAATCAAACCTGAAGAAGAGATCAAACCAGAAGAAGTTATCATCAAGTCAGAGGAGCAAGTGAAACCACAGGAGGAAATCGCAGGAGAAGAAGAGCCCGAAGTACCAGCCAAAGTGGAGGAGATCCATGAAGCTCAACCCGAGGAAATCAAATCCGAGCCAGCCATTATGGAAACTACTAACTCCAATGAAGAACCCCTGAATCTGGAAACCCTCGAAGCAGCCAAGCCAGCCGATGCACCCGAGAGCATGCCAGCCACCCCCGAAATGGAGCAACATAGTCCTCTTGTAGAGGAGATCCTGGATAACAGCCACGAAGGAGAGGCCCAGGAGTCGCTAGGTGGCTTCAAGCCAGTTGATCCTGTGATGGCCGCCGAGGCGGAGCAACTGATCGTCGATTTTCTGAATACTCTAAAGAACAACGAAGAGAAGCCCCAAATTAACTTGAAGGATATTCCTTCACCAGTTGAAAACGCAGATGTTTCGATTGAGGAGGCCAAACTGCCGGAACCGGAAATTGTGGACAAGAATGCCTCTGTAGAAGAACAGCTTTTAGAAGAAACTGAAGttaaaaagaagcaaaaacCAGAGATGATGAAAGATTCGCCCATTATCAACATTATGCAAGTGCAGCACATGCCCATGGACTATCAGATTCCAGTTCAGGTGATTCCCCTCGAGGAAGAAGAAGTTCAACCCATTTCCGCCATCTCTGAGGACTTAGAGAATGCCAAGGAAAGTGCTGAGGAGAAAATAAAGGAAGCTAATCCCGAGGAGGTCAAGGATGAAGCCCCCGAAGAAGTCAAAGAAGAAATCAAGGTGGAAACACCTGTCCAAGAAACTTCTCCCGAGGAGGTCAAAGAAACCATTCCCGAGGAAATCAAGGAGACAGCTCCTGTGGAAATCAAAGAGACTGCTCCTGAGGAGCTCCCCGAATCCCTTCCCGAGGAGACTCCCACCCACGACGATGAGGCTCAGGATCAATCCACTCTAGTCACCGCCGCCTACATGCCCTCGATCAGCATCGATGACATCGTGGAGCTGGTCAAAGAGCGACTGGATCAGACGCCCAAGAAGGATCAGATGGCTCCCATGGAGCTGATTCTCACGCCAGGAGCGGCTGAGCCCATGAGCCTGGTGCAGCAGGAGCAAGCGGAGGAGCAGGAATCCCAGCCAGAGATGGAGGAGcaacaggaggaggagctcaTCCTGCCCATCTACAAGCGCATCTCCGCCGCCGAACCCGCCATGTCCAAGGTGCAAACGCTGCCTGTCACCGTGAGCAAAGTGGAAACGGAAACGGTTTCAGAAACTGAATCCCAACCGGAAGTGCGGGAACCCAAAATGGATGCCCGCAAGCGTCGCTTCCTTTTCCGTGCCGATGCCAGCTAA
- the LOC108059961 gene encoding probable serine/threonine-protein kinase kinX isoform X2, whose translation MPEQTETEVESSPAEPASLGTLTLPSNATSIRSDITDNFSCANKTYGYYADVENDCQIFHVCLPVTYADGRENTFRWSFICPEETIFSQESFTCMRREDMTIECEDSSRYYELNGNFGGAPEEESKPTPVESEHMEEEKEEEESKPVEAEPEPELPAEPEVQTAKPMKPVKVQKPKPNRRKPQPQRKVPVTVTAAPEVEAAPEAVAPAVKPQRFSIRPNKERPQGIKPAIAAPPLRNDLFNGIRKRPAIFNKPTTTVKPVEEVVESEPAATEAVIQLSEPQPTLKLETLFAEPEVISIPVEVQEPEVQASEPAVTFVQPEEVKEEVELPTKVEIDTRIEDVKPIEAIEEIPTVIVERLDESKPMENEIKTEEQKETKVTEEVKPEEEVKPEEEVKPVEEAVKTEEEEIKPEEEIKPEEEIKPEEVIIKSEEQVKPQEEIAGEEEPEVPAKVEEIHEAQPEEIKSEPAIMETTNSNEEPLNLETLEAAKPADAPESMPATPEMEQHSPLVEEILDNSHEGEAQESLGGFKPVDPVMAAEAEQLIVDFLNTLKNNEEKPQINLKDIPSPVENADVSIEEAKLPEPEIVDKNASVEEQLLEETEVKKKQKPEMMKDSPIINIMQVQHMPMDYQIPVQVIPLEEEEVQPISAISEDLENAKESAEEKIKEANPEEVKDEAPEEVKEEIKVETPVQETSPEEVKETIPEEIKETAPVEIKETAPEELPESLPEETPTHDDEAQDQSTLVTAAYMPSISIDDIVELVKERLDQTPKKDQMAPMELILTPGAAEPMSLVQQEQAEEQESQPEMEEQQEEELILPIYKRISAAEPAMSKVQTLPVTVSKVETETVSETESQPEVREPKMDARKRRFLFRADAS comes from the exons ATGCCGGAACAGACTGAAACCGAGGTCGAATCCTCTCCGGCGGAACCCGCCTCCCTGGGAACCCTCACCCTGCCCAGCAATGCCACCTCCATTCGGTCGGACATCACGGATAACTTCTCGTGTGCCAACAAGACGTATGGATACTATGCGGATGTGGAGAACGACTGCCAGATCTTCCATGTGTGTTTGCCAGTCACCTATGCCGATGGCCGGGAGAACACCTTCCGCTGGAGCTTCATCTGCCCCGAGGAGACGATCTTCAGTCAG GAATCCTTTACCTGCATGCGACGCGAGGACATGACCATCGAGTGCGAGGATAGTTCTAGGTACTACGAACTGAATGGCAACTTTGGTGGTGCTCCCGAGGAGGAGAGCAAACCCACTCCAGTAGAGAGTGAGCAtatggaggaggagaaggaggaggaggaatccAAGCCAGTTGAGGCGGAACCAGAGCCAGAGCTTCCTGCAGAACCAGAGGTCCAGACTGCCAAGCCCATGAAACCAGTCAAAGTGCAGAAGCCCAAACCCAACCGAAGGAAGCCTCAGCCGCAGAGGAAGGTTCCAGTTACCGTGACAGCTGCTCCCGAAGTAGAAGCTGCTCCGGAGGCAGTTGCTCCTGCTGTCAAGCCACAGCGATTCTCCATTAGACCCAACAAGGAGAGGCCGCAGGGAATCAAACCAGCAATTGCTGCCCCTCCCCTGCGAAATGACCTCTTCAATGGCATCCGCAAGCGTCCAGCGATCTTCAACAAGCCAACGACTACAGTGAAACCTgtggaggaggtggtggaAAGTGAACCTGCTGCTACGGAAGCTGTGATCCAACTCAGTGAACCTCAACCCACACTGAAACTGGAGACCTTGTTTGCCGAGCCCGAAGTGATTTCCATTCCCGTGGAAGTCCAGGAGCCAGAGGTTCAGGCTTCCGAACCAGCGGTGACTTTTGTTCAACCCGAGGAAGTAAAGGAGGAGGTGGAACTACCCACCAAAGTGGAGATTGATACCAGGATTGAGGATGTCAAGCCCATTGAAGCCATCGAAGAGATTCCTACTGTTATAGTGGAACGTCTAGATGAATCAAAGCCTATGGAGAATGAAATTAAGACCGAAGAGCAGAAGGAAACTAAGGTGACTGAGGAGGTCAAACCAGAGGAAGAGGTCAAGCCAGAAGAGGAGGTCAAACCAGTAGAAGAGGCAGTGaaaacagaagaagaagagatCAAACCTGAAGAGGAAATCAAACCTGAAGAAGAGATCAAACCAGAAGAAGTTATCATCAAGTCAGAGGAGCAAGTGAAACCACAGGAGGAAATCGCAGGAGAAGAAGAGCCCGAAGTACCAGCCAAAGTGGAGGAGATCCATGAAGCTCAACCCGAGGAAATCAAATCCGAGCCAGCCATTATGGAAACTACTAACTCCAATGAAGAACCCCTGAATCTGGAAACCCTCGAAGCAGCCAAGCCAGCCGATGCACCCGAGAGCATGCCAGCCACCCCCGAAATGGAGCAACATAGTCCTCTTGTAGAGGAGATCCTGGATAACAGCCACGAAGGAGAGGCCCAGGAGTCGCTAGGTGGCTTCAAGCCAGTTGATCCTGTGATGGCCGCCGAGGCGGAGCAACTGATCGTCGATTTTCTGAATACTCTAAAGAACAACGAAGAGAAGCCCCAAATTAACTTGAAGGATATTCCTTCACCAGTTGAAAACGCAGATGTTTCGATTGAGGAGGCCAAACTGCCGGAACCGGAAATTGTGGACAAGAATGCCTCTGTAGAAGAACAGCTTTTAGAAGAAACTGAAGttaaaaagaagcaaaaacCAGAGATGATGAAAGATTCGCCCATTATCAACATTATGCAAGTGCAGCACATGCCCATGGACTATCAGATTCCAGTTCAGGTGATTCCCCTCGAGGAAGAAGAAGTTCAACCCATTTCCGCCATCTCTGAGGACTTAGAGAATGCCAAGGAAAGTGCTGAGGAGAAAATAAAGGAAGCTAATCCCGAGGAGGTCAAGGATGAAGCCCCCGAAGAAGTCAAAGAAGAAATCAAGGTGGAAACACCTGTCCAAGAAACTTCTCCCGAGGAGGTCAAAGAAACCATTCCCGAGGAAATCAAGGAGACAGCTCCTGTGGAAATCAAAGAGACTGCTCCTGAGGAGCTCCCCGAATCCCTTCCCGAGGAGACTCCCACCCACGACGATGAGGCTCAGGATCAATCCACTCTAGTCACCGCCGCCTACATGCCCTCGATCAGCATCGATGACATCGTGGAGCTGGTCAAAGAGCGACTGGATCAGACGCCCAAGAAGGATCAGATGGCTCCCATGGAGCTGATTCTCACGCCAGGAGCGGCTGAGCCCATGAGCCTGGTGCAGCAGGAGCAAGCGGAGGAGCAGGAATCCCAGCCAGAGATGGAGGAGcaacaggaggaggagctcaTCCTGCCCATCTACAAGCGCATCTCCGCCGCCGAACCCGCCATGTCCAAGGTGCAAACGCTGCCTGTCACCGTGAGCAAAGTGGAAACGGAAACGGTTTCAGAAACTGAATCCCAACCGGAAGTGCGGGAACCCAAAATGGATGCCCGCAAGCGTCGCTTCCTTTTCCGTGCCGATGCCAGCTAA